One region of Drosophila subobscura isolate 14011-0131.10 chromosome J, UCBerk_Dsub_1.0, whole genome shotgun sequence genomic DNA includes:
- the LOC117894327 gene encoding uncharacterized protein LOC117894327 — MNLCKWLWRLCVHFFHYNYPCIAIYSSVGAVVTAYLHYQLRMHSLDLMYWKQLAETFAQEIDRFQLSMLFVIFLINAVFVFVLMSVYLRPGMGHGVDGELSLLQIKDRYARYILLRLIARLDRIQSRLAARRDGLCLQHYVRAHCSMAKAVAIFRKDARKLIRPNESEIMLPVEAIYHVEEEDERHLRRAGYYKLSIDTSDEMVKGLFNAI; from the coding sequence ATGAATCTCTGTAAAtggctgtggcggctgtgCGTGCATTTCTTCCACTACAATTATCCGTGCATTGCCATCTACAGCAGTGTGGGCGCCGTGGTGACGGCCTATCTGCACTACCAACTGCGTATGCACAGCCTCGATCTGATGTACTGGAAGCAATTGGCGGAGACATTCGCGCAGGAGATCGATCGCTTTCAGCTGTCGATGCTCTTTGTGATATTCCTGATCAATGCCGTCTTCGTGTTCGTCCTGATGAGCGTCTACCTGCGCCCTGGCATGGGCCATGGAGTGGATGGCgagttgtcgctgctgcagatcAAGGATCGCTATGCCCGCTACattctgctgcggctgattGCCCGCTTGGACCGCATTCAGAGCCGACTGGCAGCGCGGCGGGATGGCCTCTGCCTGCAGCACTATGTGCGCGCCCACTGCAGCATGGCCAAGGCGGTGGCCATCTTCCGCAAGGACGCCCGCAAGCTCATCCGGCCCAACGAGTCGGAGATTATGCTGCCCGTCGAGGCCATCTACCacgtggaggaggaggacgagcgACACCTGCGGCGCGCGGGCTACTACAAGCTGAGCATCGACACCTCCGATGAGATGGTCAAGGGATTGTTTAACGCCATTTAA